In Nocardioides dokdonensis FR1436, the following are encoded in one genomic region:
- a CDS encoding CidA/LrgA family protein: MLRGLLWLLGCQLVGEVVVEATGVPVPGPVVGMVLLLLVLTVRRPPEDGPVHRTADVLLPHLQLLFVPAGVGIVAYAGVLRDDLLAVLVSLVGSWFLGLAVVGVLADRLGRRTRVVDAPGPGAS, encoded by the coding sequence GTGCTGCGCGGACTCCTCTGGTTGCTGGGCTGCCAGCTCGTCGGCGAGGTGGTCGTCGAGGCCACGGGCGTGCCCGTCCCGGGCCCGGTGGTGGGGATGGTGCTCCTGCTGCTCGTCCTCACGGTGCGCCGCCCGCCGGAGGACGGCCCCGTGCACCGCACCGCCGACGTGCTGCTGCCCCACCTGCAGCTGCTGTTCGTCCCGGCCGGGGTGGGCATCGTCGCCTACGCCGGGGTGCTGCGCGACGACCTGCTCGCCGTGCTCGTCTCGCTGGTCGGCTCGTGGTTCCTGGGCCTCGCGGTGGTGGGCGTGCTGGCGGACCGGCTGGGTCGCCGCACCCGCGTCGTCGACGCGCCGGGGCCGGGGGCGTCGTGA
- a CDS encoding LrgB family protein — MLLDQPLLWLVVTLLAYQLGCWLRDRTGAHPLAQPVLVAIVVVGTLVVLLDVDYASYADDTALITFALGPATVALAVPLHRQLDRLRGFVLPLLVAVVAGAVVSVASAVLLVRLAGGDELLARSMAPKSTTTPVAIAVADTLGGLPPLTAAVTITAGILGAVAGPGVLSLLRVHDHRARGLAIGAASHGIGTGRAIVDHPVEGAFSGLSMGLTALVTSVVAPVLVALLL, encoded by the coding sequence ATGCTGCTCGACCAGCCGCTCCTCTGGCTGGTGGTGACCCTGCTGGCCTACCAGCTGGGCTGCTGGCTGCGCGACCGCACCGGGGCCCACCCGCTGGCCCAGCCGGTGCTGGTGGCGATCGTCGTCGTGGGGACGCTGGTGGTGCTCCTCGACGTCGACTACGCGTCGTACGCCGACGACACGGCGCTGATCACCTTCGCGCTCGGACCGGCCACGGTGGCCCTCGCGGTGCCGCTGCACCGCCAGCTCGACCGGCTGCGCGGGTTCGTGCTGCCGCTCCTGGTCGCCGTCGTGGCCGGCGCGGTGGTCTCGGTCGCGTCCGCGGTGCTGCTGGTGCGCCTGGCCGGCGGGGACGAGCTCCTGGCGCGCAGCATGGCGCCGAAGTCCACGACCACACCGGTGGCCATCGCCGTGGCCGACACGCTGGGCGGCCTGCCTCCGCTGACGGCCGCCGTGACGATCACCGCGGGCATCCTCGGCGCGGTCGCCGGCCCCGGGGTGCTGAGCCTGCTGCGGGTGCACGACCACCGCGCCCGCGGGCTGGCGATCGGTGCGGCCTCGCACGGGATCGGCACCGGGCGGGCGATCGTCGACCACCCCGTCGAGGGCGCGTTCTCCGGGCTCTCCATGGGGCTCACCGCCCTGGTCACCAGCGTG
- a CDS encoding DNA-3-methyladenine glycosylase I: METTVGPVTGEDGLARCPWAGAGTMRDYHDHEWGRRVHGESAYLERLTLEAFQSGLSWSTILMKRPAFREVFAGFDAEVVATYAAADVERLMGEARIVRNRRKIEAAVTNARATLALRDDGGLERLVLAHAPEDPPAPRTTAEQQTTSPESSALSKELKRRGFAFVGPTTMFALMEATGLFDPHLVGCHRRAH, translated from the coding sequence ATGGAGACAACCGTCGGACCGGTCACGGGCGAGGACGGCCTGGCCCGCTGCCCGTGGGCCGGCGCGGGCACGATGCGTGACTACCACGACCACGAGTGGGGTCGGCGCGTCCACGGGGAGAGCGCCTACCTGGAGCGGCTGACCCTCGAGGCGTTCCAGTCGGGGCTGTCCTGGTCGACGATCCTGATGAAGCGACCGGCGTTCCGCGAGGTCTTCGCAGGCTTCGACGCCGAGGTCGTGGCGACGTACGCCGCCGCCGACGTCGAGCGGCTCATGGGTGAGGCCCGCATCGTCCGCAACCGCCGCAAGATCGAGGCGGCGGTGACCAACGCCCGCGCGACGCTGGCCCTGCGCGACGACGGGGGGCTGGAGCGGCTGGTGCTCGCCCACGCCCCCGAGGACCCGCCGGCCCCGCGGACCACCGCCGAGCAGCAGACCACCTCGCCGGAGTCGTCGGCCCTGAGCAAGGAGCTCAAGCGGCGCGGGTTCGCGTTCGTGGGACCCACGACGATGTTCGCGCTGATGGAGGCCACCGGTCTCTTCGACCCGCACCTCGTGGGCTGCCACCGTCGGGCACACTGA